In Georgenia soli, a genomic segment contains:
- a CDS encoding RecB family exonuclease, protein MTQTTQREASPVPVPTDLPADSLASGVATLSSPEVLSPEAPTPDALTPDAPTPDEAVERRRAAISPSRAKDFRQCPLLFRYRAVDRLPEPPSQAAVKGSLVHAVLEHLFDLPAPRRTEEAAQELLDPQWQELQASRPDVLSMFSGPEDLGAWLAEARSLLTQYFRMENPTRLEPAEREMLVETELASGILLRGFVDRMDVAPNGMVRVVDYKTGRSPHPRYQDEALFQMRFYALMIWRLHGRVPARLQLVYLGDGRTLTHDPKEEELVALERDLESLWATISESARSQRFAYRTSKLCSWCSFQSLCPAFGGEVPPLPPGGVEHLLTVQAV, encoded by the coding sequence ATGACGCAGACGACCCAGCGCGAGGCCTCGCCGGTACCCGTTCCGACCGATCTCCCGGCGGACTCCCTCGCGTCCGGTGTCGCCACCCTCAGCTCGCCCGAGGTGCTCTCCCCCGAGGCGCCGACGCCGGACGCGCTCACCCCGGACGCGCCGACGCCGGACGAGGCGGTGGAGCGTCGCCGTGCGGCGATCTCCCCCTCGCGCGCCAAGGACTTCCGGCAGTGCCCGCTGCTGTTCCGCTACCGGGCCGTCGACCGGCTGCCCGAGCCGCCGAGCCAGGCTGCCGTCAAGGGTTCGCTCGTGCACGCCGTCCTCGAGCACCTCTTCGACCTGCCCGCGCCCCGGCGGACCGAGGAGGCCGCGCAGGAGCTGCTGGACCCGCAGTGGCAGGAGCTGCAGGCCTCACGCCCCGACGTGCTGAGCATGTTCTCCGGCCCGGAGGACCTCGGCGCGTGGCTCGCCGAGGCGCGCAGCCTGCTCACCCAGTACTTCCGGATGGAGAACCCCACGCGGCTGGAGCCCGCCGAGCGCGAGATGCTCGTGGAGACCGAGCTGGCGTCGGGGATCCTGCTGCGCGGGTTCGTGGACCGCATGGATGTCGCCCCGAACGGCATGGTGCGGGTGGTCGACTACAAGACCGGCCGGTCCCCGCACCCCCGGTACCAGGACGAGGCGCTGTTCCAGATGCGGTTCTACGCGCTGATGATCTGGCGCCTCCACGGCCGGGTGCCCGCCCGCCTGCAGCTGGTCTACCTCGGTGACGGGCGCACCCTCACCCACGACCCGAAGGAGGAGGAGCTCGTCGCGCTCGAGCGGGACCTGGAGTCGCTGTGGGCGACGATCTCCGAGTCGGCCCGCAGCCAGAGGTTCGCCTACCGCACGTCCAAGCTGTGCTCGTGGTGCTCGTTCCAGTCGCTGTGCCCGGCGTTCGGCGGCGAGGTGCCGCCCCTGCCGCCCGGCGGGGTCGAGCACCTGCTCACCGTCCAGGCCGTGTGA
- a CDS encoding site-2 protease family protein, with translation MSRSSTPVGTRTGSGWVIGRVGGIPVVLAPSWVLVAAVLVTLYFPVVRRLVPTAGMGTVVLTTLAFVVMLLVSVLVHELAHGLTGQRLGARPREYVLTFWGGHTSFETELPGPGSSAVVSAAGPLANAALALAAWGAVVSLDPTGPGLLILWGAVLSNGLVAGFNLLPGLPLDGGQILEAIVWAATGDRNRGTVVAAWGGRVVVVAVLLWVLGRPLLEGRQPNLSSAIWMILLGAFMWSGAGQALRRAEARRSAEGIDLRRLALPTLVLDDAATVSQVENALAGQGAAVVLVHAGRPVAVVEPSAVRDVPYEHRSVTPVTAVARPLAPQQVVTALTGPEAVTAVSVAQRHGPVVVLHDGVTVLGVVEVAAVARALQSRRP, from the coding sequence ATGAGCCGCTCCAGCACGCCCGTGGGCACGCGCACCGGGTCGGGCTGGGTGATCGGCCGGGTCGGGGGCATCCCCGTGGTGCTGGCGCCGTCCTGGGTGCTGGTCGCCGCCGTCCTCGTGACGCTGTACTTCCCGGTCGTGCGACGGCTCGTGCCGACGGCCGGCATGGGCACCGTCGTGCTCACGACGCTCGCGTTCGTCGTGATGCTCCTCGTCTCGGTGCTCGTCCACGAGCTCGCGCACGGGCTGACCGGGCAGCGGCTGGGCGCCCGGCCGCGCGAGTACGTCCTGACCTTCTGGGGCGGGCACACGTCCTTCGAGACGGAGCTGCCGGGGCCGGGCTCCTCCGCCGTCGTCTCCGCCGCCGGCCCGCTCGCCAACGCCGCGCTCGCGCTCGCCGCCTGGGGCGCGGTGGTCTCCCTCGACCCCACGGGACCCGGCCTGCTGATCCTGTGGGGCGCAGTGCTCTCCAACGGGCTCGTCGCCGGGTTCAACCTCCTGCCGGGCCTGCCGCTCGACGGCGGGCAGATCCTCGAGGCGATCGTGTGGGCCGCTACCGGCGACCGCAACCGCGGGACGGTCGTGGCCGCCTGGGGCGGCCGCGTCGTCGTGGTGGCCGTGCTCCTTTGGGTCCTCGGCCGCCCGCTGCTCGAGGGCCGCCAGCCCAACCTCTCCTCCGCCATCTGGATGATCCTGCTCGGCGCGTTCATGTGGTCCGGGGCGGGCCAGGCGCTACGTCGTGCCGAGGCGCGGCGCAGCGCCGAGGGGATCGACCTGCGCCGGCTCGCCCTGCCGACGCTCGTGCTCGACGACGCCGCCACCGTCTCGCAGGTGGAGAACGCGCTGGCCGGGCAGGGCGCCGCCGTCGTCCTGGTCCACGCCGGCCGCCCCGTGGCCGTCGTGGAGCCTTCCGCCGTCCGCGACGTGCCGTACGAGCACCGCTCGGTCACGCCGGTGACCGCCGTGGCCCGCCCCCTCGCGCCCCAGCAGGTGGTGACCGCGCTGACCGGGCCCGAGGCCGTCACCGCGGTGAGCGTCGCCCAGCGGCACGGGCCCGTCGTCGTCCTGCACGACGGCGTCACCGTCCTCGGTGTGGTCGAGGTCGCCGCGGTGGCCCGGGCCCTGCAGTCGCGCCGCCCGTAG
- a CDS encoding proteasome assembly chaperone family protein: MTTSEPSKKDTTGGETPVEAPEEKVAGKELPPAILLASFEGWNDAGGAASQALDVVADAWDAEVVHELDAQDYHDFQVNRPHVSMDEDGNRVLTWPSTTVSVARAPISGRRVVLVQGVEPSFHWRDYCEEILEVAQGLEVGTVVGVGALLADVPHSRPIPVQTTSSDPQVQALLGIEGSEYEGPSGIVGVLTHFAAEQRLHTLNVWAAVPHYVAQPPSPKATLAILLRLEELVGEPLPVGDLPEDARAWQAGVDELAGQDPDVAEYIQQLEEVKDTAELPEASGEAIAREFERYLRRRDIRGDKGDKGGQGPAGL; the protein is encoded by the coding sequence ATGACCACCAGCGAGCCGAGCAAGAAGGACACCACCGGCGGCGAGACACCGGTGGAGGCTCCCGAGGAGAAGGTCGCGGGCAAGGAGCTGCCGCCCGCGATCCTGCTCGCCAGCTTCGAGGGCTGGAACGACGCCGGCGGCGCCGCGTCGCAGGCCCTCGACGTCGTCGCCGACGCCTGGGACGCCGAGGTGGTCCACGAGCTCGACGCGCAGGACTACCACGACTTCCAGGTCAACCGCCCGCACGTGAGCATGGACGAGGACGGCAACCGCGTGCTGACGTGGCCGTCGACCACCGTGTCGGTGGCACGGGCCCCGATCTCGGGCCGTCGCGTCGTCCTCGTGCAGGGGGTCGAGCCGTCGTTCCACTGGCGGGACTACTGCGAGGAGATCCTCGAGGTGGCCCAGGGGCTCGAGGTGGGCACCGTCGTCGGCGTCGGCGCGCTGCTCGCCGACGTCCCGCACTCGAGGCCCATCCCCGTGCAGACCACCTCCAGCGACCCGCAGGTCCAGGCGCTCCTCGGCATCGAGGGCTCCGAGTACGAGGGCCCCTCCGGGATCGTCGGCGTGCTCACCCACTTCGCGGCGGAGCAGCGCCTGCACACCCTCAACGTCTGGGCGGCGGTGCCCCACTACGTGGCGCAGCCGCCCTCGCCGAAGGCGACGCTCGCGATCCTGCTGCGCCTGGAGGAGCTCGTCGGCGAGCCGCTCCCGGTCGGTGACCTGCCCGAGGACGCCCGCGCCTGGCAGGCCGGCGTCGACGAGCTCGCGGGCCAGGACCCCGACGTCGCCGAGTACATCCAGCAGCTCGAGGAGGTCAAGGACACCGCCGAGCTGCCGGAGGCCTCCGGCGAGGCGATCGCCCGCGAGTTCGAGCGGTACCTACGCCGTCGGGACATCCGCGGGGACAAGGGTGACAAGGGCGGCCAGGGGCCGGCCGGCCTCTGA
- a CDS encoding putative leader peptide: protein MHRSRTTALLHSRRHVDLMRVSSAACRP, encoded by the coding sequence ATGCACCGCTCGCGCACGACGGCGCTGCTGCACTCCCGTCGCCACGTCGACCTCATGCGGGTCTCCTCCGCAGCGTGTCGGCCCTGA
- a CDS encoding tRNA (adenine-N1)-methyltransferase — protein MRAGERVQLTDSKGRLYTVLLTVDGYFQSQRGSFRHTELIGRPEGTVLTTATGHELLALRPLLSDYVLSMPRGAAVVYPKDAGQIVQMGDIFPGATVVEAGVGSGALSMSLLSAVGERGHLISVERREDFADIAIGNVESWFGGPHPAWEVRTGDLADVLPDAVEPGSVDRMVLDMLAPWENLAVAADALTPGGVLTAYVATTTQLSRFVEDLRATEQFTEPQAWESMVRTWHVQGLAVRPDHRMIGHTGFLVTTRRLAPGHVPPQRTRRPAKGAYPADGEWSPVDVGERAVSDKKIRRVRRDIHRRAEMEQTGMASQPGPTAQPGSPSQPSQPSAATPDEA, from the coding sequence CTGCGCGCGGGGGAGCGGGTGCAGCTGACCGACTCCAAGGGCCGCCTGTACACGGTCCTGCTGACCGTCGACGGGTACTTCCAGTCCCAGCGCGGCTCCTTCCGGCACACCGAGCTCATCGGCCGGCCGGAGGGGACCGTCCTCACCACCGCCACCGGGCACGAGCTGCTCGCGCTGCGCCCGCTGCTCAGCGACTACGTCCTCTCGATGCCGCGCGGCGCCGCCGTGGTCTACCCCAAGGACGCCGGCCAGATCGTGCAGATGGGCGACATCTTCCCGGGCGCCACCGTGGTCGAGGCCGGCGTCGGCTCCGGCGCGCTCAGCATGAGCCTGCTCTCCGCCGTCGGGGAGCGCGGGCACCTCATCTCCGTGGAGCGGCGCGAGGACTTCGCCGACATCGCCATCGGCAACGTCGAGTCGTGGTTCGGCGGCCCCCACCCCGCGTGGGAGGTCCGCACCGGGGACCTCGCCGACGTGCTCCCCGACGCCGTCGAGCCCGGCTCGGTGGACCGCATGGTGCTCGACATGCTCGCCCCGTGGGAGAACCTCGCCGTCGCGGCCGACGCGCTGACGCCCGGCGGCGTCCTCACCGCCTACGTGGCCACCACCACGCAGCTGAGCCGGTTCGTCGAGGACCTGCGCGCCACCGAGCAGTTCACCGAGCCCCAGGCGTGGGAGTCGATGGTGCGCACCTGGCACGTCCAGGGGCTCGCCGTGCGCCCGGACCACCGGATGATCGGGCACACCGGCTTCCTCGTCACCACGCGCCGGCTGGCGCCCGGGCACGTGCCGCCGCAGCGCACCCGCCGCCCGGCCAAGGGCGCCTACCCGGCCGACGGCGAGTGGAGCCCGGTGGACGTGGGCGAGCGGGCCGTCTCGGACAAGAAGATCCGGCGCGTGCGGCGCGACATCCACCGCCGTGCCGAGATGGAGCAGACGGGCATGGCGTCGCAGCCCGGGCCGACGGCGCAGCCTGGATCGCCGTCGCAGCCGTCGCAGCCGTCGGCCGCCACGCCCGACGAGGCCTGA
- a CDS encoding HAD family hydrolase encodes MSDRQLPDAVLWDMDGTLVDTEPYWMAAETAVVARHGGTWTQEQGLQLIGNDLITSARIIQEQTGIGGEPADLVEEILAGVVAQVREHGAPWRPGALELLGTLRSAGVPCALVTMSYENFAGAVVQAAPAGSFQEVVTGDQVTRGKPHPEAYLTAAERLGVDPARCIAIEDSTVGVTAALASGARTIAVPLMVEVDAQDTLSRLRSLEGVDLDLLARILEGEVVDELAAANRTGR; translated from the coding sequence GTGAGCGACAGGCAACTTCCGGACGCCGTGCTGTGGGACATGGACGGCACCCTCGTGGACACCGAGCCCTACTGGATGGCCGCCGAGACGGCGGTCGTCGCGCGGCACGGCGGCACGTGGACCCAGGAGCAGGGGCTCCAGCTGATCGGCAACGACCTGATCACCTCGGCGCGGATCATCCAGGAGCAGACCGGCATCGGCGGGGAGCCGGCCGACCTCGTCGAGGAGATCCTCGCCGGTGTGGTGGCCCAGGTGCGGGAGCACGGTGCGCCGTGGCGCCCGGGCGCGCTGGAGCTCCTCGGGACCCTGCGGTCCGCGGGGGTGCCGTGCGCGCTGGTGACCATGTCGTACGAGAACTTCGCGGGCGCCGTCGTGCAGGCAGCGCCCGCAGGGTCGTTCCAGGAGGTGGTGACCGGCGACCAGGTGACGCGCGGCAAGCCGCACCCGGAGGCGTACCTGACCGCGGCCGAGCGGCTCGGGGTCGACCCGGCCCGCTGCATCGCGATCGAGGACTCCACCGTGGGCGTGACCGCGGCACTGGCCTCGGGCGCCCGGACCATCGCGGTGCCGCTCATGGTCGAGGTGGACGCTCAGGACACGCTGAGCCGGCTGCGCTCCCTCGAGGGCGTGGACCTGGACCTGCTGGCCCGGATCCTCGAGGGTGAGGTCGTGGACGAGCTCGCCGCCGCGAATCGCACCGGGCGCTGA